The following DNA comes from Streptomyces spinoverrucosus.
CGGCACCACCGAATGGCTGGGCGGCTACCAGGGCGCGGTCGGCCCCTGGGCGGAGGACAGGCTCGGCGGTGCCGAGGCACCGACCGTCCTCAAGGACACGGGCACCGGCCCCCAGGTGGAGAAGATCGCCTCGCTCAAGCCGGACCTGATCCTCGCGGTCTACGGCGGGCTCACGAAGGAACAGTACGAGTCGCTGTCCAAGTTCGCCCCCGTGGTCGCCCAGCCGAAGCAGTACAACGACTACGGCGTGCCGTGGCAGGAGCAGACCGAGACGATCGGCAAGGCGCTCGGCAAGCCGGAGGAGGCCGCCGCGGCGGTCGAGGAGACCGAGGAGCAGATCGCGGCGGCCGTCGGGGAACACCCCGAGTTCAAGGGCCGGACGGCCGTGATGGCCACTCCGTACGAGGGCATGTTCGTCTTCGGCAGCCAGGACCCGCGGTCGCATCTCCTCACCGACCTCGGGTTCTCCCTGCCCGCGGACCTGGACAAGGTGATCGGGGACCAGTTCGGCGCGAACATCAGCAAGGAGCGCACCGATCTGCTGGACCAGGACGCCCTCGTGTGGCAGGTCGCGGACGTGACCAAGGACGCCGACAAGCTGCACAAGGACGCCTCGTACAAGGACCTGAAGGTGGTGAAGGAGGGGCGCGAGGTCTACGTCAACGAGACCAGCGACTACGGCAACGCGCTGTCCATGGGCACCGTCCTCAGCCTGCGGTACGTGATCGAGCGGCTGGTCCCGCAGCTGGCGGCGGCCGTCGACGGCAAGACCGACACGAAGGTGGAGCAGCCCGCGTCCTGAACCGGCACGGTGATGGGGGCGGCCCCTCGGGGCCGCCCCCATCGTCACGTTCAGCCGTCCATGGCCTCGGCCAGGCTCCGCGGCCGCATGTCGGTCCAGTGGGTCTCGACGTACTCCAGGCAGGACTGCCTGGGCCCGGGTCCGTGCACCACCCGCCAGCCGGCCGGTACGTCCACGAAGTCCGGCCACAGGCTGTGCTGGTTCTCGTCGTTGACGAGCACCAGGTAGACGCCCTCGGGGTCCTCGAACGGATTGCTGCTCATGCCTGTCCTCTCTTGTGCGGGTTGCCCTCCGCCCACGCGATGAGCCCTTTCAGGGCCCGGAA
Coding sequences within:
- a CDS encoding iron-siderophore ABC transporter substrate-binding protein, with product MFRTRRAPRLAATFTSALLLLATATACGGDDSGSDATDAGAGAGASGESAFPVTLAHKYGSTTIESEPKRIVTVGLTDQDSVLALGEAPVGTTEWLGGYQGAVGPWAEDRLGGAEAPTVLKDTGTGPQVEKIASLKPDLILAVYGGLTKEQYESLSKFAPVVAQPKQYNDYGVPWQEQTETIGKALGKPEEAAAAVEETEEQIAAAVGEHPEFKGRTAVMATPYEGMFVFGSQDPRSHLLTDLGFSLPADLDKVIGDQFGANISKERTDLLDQDALVWQVADVTKDADKLHKDASYKDLKVVKEGREVYVNETSDYGNALSMGTVLSLRYVIERLVPQLAAAVDGKTDTKVEQPAS
- a CDS encoding MbtH family protein; the protein is MSSNPFEDPEGVYLVLVNDENQHSLWPDFVDVPAGWRVVHGPGPRQSCLEYVETHWTDMRPRSLAEAMDG